The window tgtgcccaccaggggacgcttcctagaagtttctttatttccaaaattttaaatattccaaaactgataaaacatatttttgcggatttttcggagtccatttacttaccgtatcacgtacctccttattttcatgattctggagtgttccggaaggactcttttatgtgttcttccggtgtcaaagtttggataacattactttcaacattaatgggcgtacctgagatataatgctttattcattgcccattgacaaccttcaggttagtaccttcgaagttatttattttgatggctccagatcggtaaacctcctcaataacataggggccttcccattttgagaggagttttcttgTAAAGAATATGAAACGATAGTTGTACAAAAGAATATATTCTCCTaatttaaactcatgcttttggattcttttgtcatgccatctttttactttttctttgaataattttgcattttcataagcttgggttctccatttatctaaagagctaatatcaaataacctcttttcaccggcaagtttgaaatcataattaagctcttttgatggcccaatatgctttatgttctaactcaagaggcaaatgacaagcttttccataaaccattttatatggatacatacccatatgatttttatatgctgttctataagcccaaagtgcatcatctaatttcttagaccaattcttcctggacctattaacaatctttttacaaaattaattttatttctctattgctaagttcaacttgaccactagactgaggatgataaggtgatgctattctatggttaacatcatacttggcaagcattttacggaaagaaccatcaataaagtgtgaaccaccatcattcattaaatatctagggactccaaaccttgggaaaataacttccttaagcattttaatagaggtgttgtgatcagcactactggttggaatatcttctacccatttattaacataatcaacagcaaccaagatATGTGTATACcctttagaggaaggaaaaggtcccatataatcaattccccaaacatcaaatggttcaacagcaagtgaataattcataggcatttcttgacgcttaccgatattacctattctttggcattcatcacaagataagatgaacttacgggcatccttgaagagagtaggccaataaaatccagattgcaataccttgtgaacagttctatctccagcatgatgtcatccataagcttcggagtgacatttccgtaggatttgttcctgttcatgctcaggtacacaacgtctaataatatcatctactccttctttataaagatgtgggtcatcccaaaagtaatgtcttaaatcatagaagaatgttttcttttgttggtatgtaaacctaggtggtaaatatttagcaaaaattttcaagcctagacaaattatcagctactgggttctcagctccttttctatcaatgatatgtaaatcaaattcttgtaacaagagaacccatcgaatgagtctaggtttagtatctttcttttccataagatatttaatagcagcatggtctgtgtgaacagttactttggaatcaacaatataaggtctaaatttatcacaagcaaacacaactgctaagaattctttttcagtagtagcataatttctttgagcaatgtctagagttttactagcataatgaataacattcagtttcttatcaactctttatcctagaacaacaccaacagcataatcactaacatcacacataatttcaaaaggcaagttccaatcaggtggttgaataataggtgcagaaattaaggctttcttgagtgtttcaaaggcttctgaacaatcatcatcaaaaacaaaagggatatccttttgcaagagactagtaagaggcctggaaattttagaaaagtctttgataaatctcctatagaaaccagcataacctaagaaactacgaataacttttatatcttagggacatgtcattttctcaattgcatcaaccttagcttggtccacttcaatacctctttcagaaattttatgacccaagacaatgccttcattaaccataaagtggcacttctcccaattcaagacaagatttgtttgttcacatctctgcaaaactcgatcaagattgcttaaacaatcgtaaaaagacttcccataaatagaaaagtcCACTAGGGCATCTCCAAAGCGGATTCTCAAACCTCCACTATATGTCCGGACCATAGTGTCTGGTCCACTTTTGTCATCCAACAGGGACCTGCATATGTACGTTTAGCAGTCTGGATGTACGGATTCCGGTATCCAAGAGATAAACATGGGGGCTTTGCCGAAGTCCGGACACACACTTGACCAATCACATGCAtggtcgccctctctctctctctctttctctctctctctctctctctctctctctcctcccaaccACACATGCATcatccccctctcctctctctcctcccaagaGGAACTAAACCACAATTATCCCACCACATGCAATGTCTTCACCTACTTTTTTTTCTCCCAACTGAATACTTTGTGATTAGCATTGGATGGCTCCCTCCCGCATCTTGTTTGCGGACCACGTCCGAACAGAAAAATGAATATATACTGGAGACATTTGCGGGTCagctttggagatgcccttatagcatctctagcagatcccgtaAAGCTCGCTGGGTCACGTTTTTTTCGGCGGTTTTACGGGACAGGCGAAAATGACGGCCCGAACAGTTCCGCTAAAAACGGCCTGACCCTTTAAAGTTTTATGGGAGGCCCGTAAACCGCCCCCGAATCCCACTCATATACCGATTTGACCGCTTTTAGGGTATCAATCCGCCATTTCCCTTATCCTCTCCGCCGCAAATCCTCTCTACTTCAGCAAGAAATCCCTTTCATCCGGCAGCCGTTTGCGCTGCGCGCAGCCACTATAGCAGATTCATGATGTTGTGCGCGGGCGATGGAAGGGGTGGCCGCGGCGGCGAGCCGCCTCGCAAGCACCGCAACAATGGTGAATCGGGGAGCTCCTTCCTCCGCCCGCCGGTGGAGGAGTGGCACCGTGCGCAGGCGCGCAGgcgtggcgccggctcccgcagtgcCGACGCACGGGCATGGAGCAGCTTGAACCACCTCGACCGGATCTTTGATCTCACGATCCAGCGCCTTCGGGCGGCCGAGCACGCCTGGTTTGATGCGAAGGAGGCGGCCGCCGCTAGGGACGAAGCTGCAGCGGCTCGGGCGGGCACATTGAAGGAGGAGTACTAGTCTGAATATCAAGTAGAACTTCAGTTATGTTTGCGGGATTTGTTCTGTCTTCGCGTCCGTCTTACCATAAATTTTGTTTATAGGATACCATAAACGAAATTTGCTAGACGACGGTTTGCGGGGTACGTCAGAGATGCTCTTAGATTTGTAGATGCTCTAGATTAGCTGCCCCCTTAAAACCCGCGTCCTTTTGAGCTCTTGACTTGTCCACGTGCAATTAATTACAAACACACATTTTCCAGCGAGTAAACTGGCGTGGTCAAGTGGTCATGCCGCCAAGCAGACAGCACCGTGCCTTGTCTCATCCCCAAAACACAGCATCACACACCACCATTTCCTCCCCCTCGTCTCCCCCCTTTCTCTTGGCCCCCCTGCCATGGTCTCCTCCCTCCCCCGCCCCCCTTCTCTCTCCTCCAACTTTCACCAGACAGCCCGACCCTGAGCTCAGCTGGACATCACTGACGCCATAGCCTCCTTTTCCCCCTTTCGCTTTTGCTCCATCTCTCTCCTCCTCCGTGGCCCAAGATTCACCGCCCCCCTTGCGATCCCTCCGAGTTCGCTCTCGCCTGGGGAGGCGGGAGGAGGAGCGAGACATTGCGGCGTGAGATGATCTTCTCCGGTGCCGTGGTCTTACGAGCACAAGGTTCGTGTTCCCTTTGCGCACGGCTGTAGATTTTTTCTCCCCTTCCTAGATCTGCAAGCGCTCCCTGATCGATTCGGTTGATCCGTGGTACATGTGATTTCTTGCTGCCATGTTTTTTGATGCGACAGGTggcgttttttttctctctttataCATATATCCATATTCTTGAACTTGAGCTAGCTGTTGTTGACTAAATGAATCTATCAAAAACAATCGTCTGATGTCTATTTTTCTGGGAAAGAAAATATATTGTGGTGGAGTTCCTCCTTGCTGCATTATCCTTATTCCTTGATTAGTGTATCCATTCTTTGTAACAATAGATTGTTTTGATGCCAGAGAGTGGAAGATAACTGTGGTGAAGTTCATTATTGTCATCAGGGGGTGATGTTGGTACCTTTTCACTGAAGTGCATCTACCTTCTGTAACCGATATACTGTGGCGGTGAGGAGATCATGTCCATGGAAGCTCAGAATCTTCGGTTCGTCAGGTGCCCCAAATGCCTCCAGCTTCTCGTGGAGTACCCGTCCATTCCGGTTTACCAGTGTGGTGGCTGCGGCACCATTCTTAGAGGTATAAATCATAGGATCTATCCTTCTTGCCTGGCTAAGCAGTATCTCTATTTTTCAGACTTTTTTTATAGTCCTTGAATATTTGATGCAGCGAAAAATCGAGGTGCGCAAGTAACTCAGCCTGATTCGGTATCCGATGAACAGAACAATTTTCCACACAGCTTGGAAGGGTCCCCTCAGACCAGCAAGTCTATTTGTTCCGATGAACTGAAAGTTGTCTCTGCTGATATGCAGCCTAGTGAAAATTTGGTTGAGGGAAATATTTCCTCTGTCGGCAAGCATGCCATTTCCGGTGAGAATCTTAACACAGAAAGGACTATGTCTGTTGGAGAGAGTGCAGCATCTGGCGAGGTTGACGGTGAGGAGAATTGTTCCCTAAGTGTTGGCAATGCCCGAGACCCCGAGTTTATGATCGAAGAGGCAGATGACAAAGGTGCCACAGTTAATTCTAGTATGAAACTAATAGAAAATGTACAGAGTGTTGAAATAAGTGAAGATGCAGATGGGGAAAAGGGTTGTATTATGGATGATGCAAACGATGCTAGTGTTGCCAGCGAAGCTGAAACTGTCCATAGCATCGCAGGTGAGGAACTGGGAGATGATTCCGGTAAAAATGTGATAGGAGAAATAGAGAGCATGTCTGAGCAAAAAAATTCTGCTGGCAATAAAAATATGAACTGCCATGAGGCAGCTGAGACAAACAAATTGTATGAGGATGATGGGGCTAAATCCATTAACATGGTGGCTCGGAGAGAGGAGAGGTTGCAACCGTATGGGGGTTTATGTTTTGAATCTTATGAAGATCTGATTGAGGAATTGGAGAGGTCTTTATCATTAAGTGATGATGAGGAAGACTTTTTGGATGTAGCAGACAATAATGGGCTTAATGATGCTCTGCATAATCAAATTGGTAGCCGAAGGTTTTTGTCAGGGGGCAAAATGAATGATAGCCCTCGAAGTGATCCTCATGGTCGATTGATTGAAGAACTGGAGAGGTATTTCAGTGATCCAGAAGAACCGTTAGAACATCATATTGCGGTTGCAGACAAAGTCATTCAAGATAAAATTCATGTGAAGGAACATGATAAGGATCCTCAATTCCTGGTTAATGAAAGTGCAAATGCTTTCAGTGATGCAGATGAACTGTCAGAACATCATATTGGGGTTGCAGACACAGACACTCGAGAGAAAATTCATGTGAAGGAGCATGATAAGAATACACAATTCCTGGTTAATGAAAGTGCAAATGCATGTGAAGCTGATGGCAAATATGTACTatctgaacaaaattttgaaaagaatGAGCTAATAGCTTATGACACTAAAGAATTGGAAGAGGGTTGGACTGGAGATGATAATAAGATCGTCTGTGTTCATGGGAATGAGCATTTCGTGCTTACAAACACAGACAGTCCAGACACAATTCATGAGAATGAGATTGATAGGGATGCGCAATACCTGGACACTGGAAGTGCAAAGCCATGTGAAGGAAGCATCTCTTCCTTTGGTGACGGACATCTCAAATCTGGACAAAGTTTCCAACAAAACGAGCTAACAACTGAAGGCCCTAAAGAGAAGGAAGATGGTTGTATTGAAGATGACAATAAGATCAACTGCTTTCATGCGAATGAGCATGCCGTGGTTGTAGATAAGGACGTTGCAGAAATAATTCATGAGAATGAGCATGATAAGGATCCACAGTACCTGGGGACTGAAACTGCATGTGAAGATGACATCTCTTCATTCAATGACGAACATCTCAAATCTGGACAAATTTTTGATCAACATGAGGTAACTTCCAATGATGGCACTGAAGAACAGAAGCAGGGCCGTACGGAAGATGACAACACCACTCTATGTGTTCAAGCTGACAATCCAGTAGCTGATGCTGGGTTTTCAAGCTTGTCAAATGAGAGGATTCATTGCAACCCAACTAGCTTCACTAAGAAGAAAGAAGAGATATCATGCAGGTACAGAGATAGTCTACTTCGTCAAGGACTTTCTCTTGATTCTGAAGACTTCAGGTCAATCCAGAACTTTATTGAATCACAAATGGATGGGACCTCCAGTTCTCTCTCAAGTGGGTCACCTAGTCAAGGGGATTTGTCGATAAAAACATCAAGTAAGTTCAAGACTGTTGATCAACTTGAGCGCCTCAAGAAGATGGATGGTCTAAGAGATCAGCTAAATAGGCTTTCTAGCAACAAGGGCTTGGAGAAAAGGTATCAGAAGAAAGACCTGGAATACCAGCCACAACAACTGAATACCTATGATGTTGAGCAACAGTTTCGAAGTGTTGATACTGATTCCATCCCAAGTTCTTGTACTCTAGACTCCTATTATGGTCATGGAAAGCCACCAAGGTACCCCCCGCCAAATCCTTTCTCACCACCCCATTCATGTGCACACTGCCATTTTGGACATGTGCAAGCGCACATCCCGCACAACTTTGATGCTTGGGAGTTGAATTCATATTACCAATCCTCACAAGCTGGTAGCTCAATCCCTGACCACGATTCGCTCAAGTCAAGCTTCAAGGAACAGAAGCGTGTGGTGAGAAAGCATATTTTGCGGCCTTTGTCAGGTGCTTCACCATATACCGTCTGCAACAGCTGTTTCTTTTTGGTTCAAATGCCATCAGATATCTACATGTCAAAAAGAAAGATTGGGAAAATGCAGTGTGGTAAGTGCTCCAAGGTTATTGTATTGTCTGTTCCTGCTGTAAATCAAGCCAATGCAAATGCCAGTAAGGAACTAACCCAAAAATTAAGCAAGGCTGACAACAGAAAAGTTGCTAGAACTGAGAGTGCTTCTTATCCCGTCAGTGTAAGTGAAGAATGTGGAGCATCTTTCACAAGAAGCTTGTCTACTCGAGCTGGACCATCCCTTGCTGCCACACAAAGTAGCAAGAAGGTTTCAGACTCGGCACTTCATCTACTCATGGGGTATGATTCAGCAAGCCAGTTGTTACGTCACAGCAGGGCGTTTGAGCGTCGCAGCAGGGTGTTCGATGATGGGTATGAAAGCTTTGAGTCAATGGTGCCGGTGTCCAACCGAGTGGCCAGAAGAAAGAACATGTGATGTTTCGCACTGGTATGTCAAGCCTCTGGCTACTTACAGGTCACAGTTTTGAAGATAAACGGGCAGCTTTCCTGCAAATAGTTTTGATGGATTTTTCCTAGGCAGCTCTAGCCTATATGAAATCATTTGGTTTGTCGAAATTCTTTTTTATGGTATATATATTGTTTACTCTTGGTgtaagttgtttattcttggtgtaAAGTTGTCCATATTTGGGGGTATAATAAGAGTTTTTAATGTTACACTCGTCCACACTAGTATTTCAGTTCAGGAGATTATCATTTATTGCTCAAGTAGAAAGGTATGATAACTCTTGCGTCTTGAAACAGGATTATGAATTCCTGACATGACAAGTGCTGCAAGGTTGCCATTTGTCAAATTATTCCTATTGATGCTCACCTCTTTTCATATTGCAATTATTCTTTTCTTTTACCCgcaatttctttttctttttctgcaatTGCATATTTCCCAGTAACCATGTGTTACATAAAAAAAAACATGTGTTTAAGTGACGGGTTTATCATCTTTTGTTGCCCATGCATGTTACGATGTGCATGAGGGGTTCCAGGCAGgccatgtggctctgtctttgcatGATGCATCCTGTCTCTTGATGATTGCAAATGGACAAACCTGTTACAAGTTGCTATTGGCACCTGATCATAATGTTGGGTGTTGGAGGTGTCTCTGAGCAGGCTAATGTAGCCATTCCTGATGGAACTATTTATTTTAACCTGAATCTGACCATCAACACATGGATTGGACAGACATACTGCCAAATCTGGAGTGTACTTCTACTGTTTAACTAACTAATCATAGGCTAGAGGCACTGATCTGCGTTAATAACCATATCATAAAATTGCAGTTTGTGCTCAAGAATATTTTCTCTTCGCAGTTTACAGTAGCACAAGGCATGTTGCATTCTGGATGGCTGTCTGACAAGACCATGGCCAGGTTCAGCCAGTGTGTTGTTTTGTCAAGTTATTACCACTTGCGTTGCTATTCCCATTTCCATATTTGGCATTGACATGTTCTTCCCTGAAGCCAGATTcagctgtcatttgattaacgggtgcTCTTGCAGGCATGATCGTTCacatttttatttctttcttggaCTTGGAAGATCTTTCTGTACTTGTCTTTTTTCCGGTCAGAAGGGGCTTAAACCCCCTGCTCCATTTCATAAAGAGACAAAACCAGCACcaacaaatcctctaaccaaactgcagttccaggaactagaaaactaaaactaaagaGAACTAAAACCAGCACTCATCCTCAGTTCACATCCAGAAACTCACACCTGCCATGACAACTCAAGGTCACTAGGACAAACATGAAGCAAGATAGCACCACTTCTTTTTTCTTGTTCAGAGCTTGACAACATGAATTTCATCATCCATCATGGGATTCTTCAGCAGGAACTCCAGTGATGCGATCCCTCCATGTTCACCAGTCAGCACAAGAGCTTGAAGGCCAGAATTTTTTGCACCTGGGAATCTGAAC is drawn from Triticum dicoccoides isolate Atlit2015 ecotype Zavitan chromosome 4A, WEW_v2.0, whole genome shotgun sequence and contains these coding sequences:
- the LOC119286270 gene encoding uncharacterized protein LOC119286270 → MSMEAQNLRFVRCPKCLQLLVEYPSIPVYQCGGCGTILRAKNRGAQVTQPDSVSDEQNNFPHSLEGSPQTSKSICSDELKVVSADMQPSENLVEGNISSVGKHAISGENLNTERTMSVGESAASGEVDGEENCSLSVGNARDPEFMIEEADDKGATVNSSMKLIENVQSVEISEDADGEKGCIMDDANDASVASEAETVHSIAGEELGDDSGKNVIGEIESMSEQKNSAGNKNMNCHEAAETNKLYEDDGAKSINMVARREERLQPYGGLCFESYEDLIEELERSLSLSDDEEDFLDVADNNGLNDALHNQIGSRRFLSGGKMNDSPRSDPHGRLIEELERYFSDPEEPLEHHIAVADKVIQDKIHVKEHDKDPQFLVNESANAFSDADELSEHHIGVADTDTREKIHVKEHDKNTQFLVNESANACEADGKYVLSEQNFEKNELIAYDTKELEEGWTGDDNKIVCVHGNEHFVLTNTDSPDTIHENEIDRDAQYLDTGSAKPCEGSISSFGDGHLKSGQSFQQNELTTEGPKEKEDGCIEDDNKINCFHANEHAVVVDKDVAEIIHENEHDKDPQYLGTETACEDDISSFNDEHLKSGQIFDQHEVTSNDGTEEQKQGRTEDDNTTLCVQADNPVADAGFSSLSNERIHCNPTSFTKKKEEISCRYRDSLLRQGLSLDSEDFRSIQNFIESQMDGTSSSLSSGSPSQGDLSIKTSSKFKTVDQLERLKKMDGLRDQLNRLSSNKGLEKRYQKKDLEYQPQQLNTYDVEQQFRSVDTDSIPSSCTLDSYYGHGKPPRYPPPNPFSPPHSCAHCHFGHVQAHIPHNFDAWELNSYYQSSQAGSSIPDHDSLKSSFKEQKRVVRKHILRPLSGASPYTVCNSCFFLVQMPSDIYMSKRKIGKMQCGKCSKVIVLSVPAVNQANANASKELTQKLSKADNRKVARTESASYPVSVSEECGASFTRSLSTRAGPSLAATQSSKKVSDSALHLLMGYDSASQLLRHSRAFERRSRVFDDGYESFESMVPVSNRVARRKNM